From the genome of Oncorhynchus masou masou isolate Uvic2021 chromosome 15, UVic_Omas_1.1, whole genome shotgun sequence:
GTTtaatttttaaataaaataaaatatattcgTCTCCTGCTTTTTCTTTCAGAAATCAGTTCGTGCGCACGGGAGGTCTTGAGAGGTGAAATAGAGGGCATCCTGAGACATTCTCAGAAGAATTTAACAAAAATGCCAAGAATATACGTGTCATGGTAGCATGTTGTAGTTACATTTTGCATAACATTttattaaaacatgttttataaGTAATATTGTTCTTTATAAGTAAAAAGTTCTagatagaaccaaaaagggttttatTGATTGTTTCATACATGGCACCCCTgaaggttctatatagaacccttttctAGAGTGTGTATAATATTTGaataaacacacgcacacacagcttaTATTTGTTAGAAATGTGCTAGCAAAGTTGAATGGAGAGTACCAATCGCTCTTAAAACAAAGCCTATACTCTTCAGTCGCTGGGGAGGAAAGGTAATAGATGCAGAGGTCCCATCAACTTACATAACTGGAGGTATAAAAAAAAGATGTATTTACAAGCCCATTAAAGACAAGACTATTGAATACATTGACAGATGATCTACGTGAAAGACCTATCATACGCACACATTCCTAATGGCCCAGATTCAAAAGCCTTCGCAATATAGGCTCAAATTGAAGCAGTATTCCCAAGGTCAGTACTGCCTGTGCACTTCACAGGCAACAAGTGTATTTTTCTGAAAACCGGGAGCATATGAAAGGGGGTCTACCAAAATATTTCAGACCACCTGTTTCTAAAACGAAATAAATAATGTCGAGTGTCTAATTCATACAACCATACAAGGTTGATCTGTATCTTTACATAGACAGTTGGGGTCCACAAACCACAATTACCCTTTAAGCAGGTGGTTACAACGTAGTTCACACCAAAGTTTCTGTGTGCAACTGAAAAGGTGTTGCGTTTTCAAACATTAAATACTTTGGTTTTCGAAGTGAAAGGCCAAACTAAATGTGTTCTATATGGTGATATTTATTTAGGCCATAGTCAGATGGATtcacatgtttattttttttatgaaaAAAATCCTGGTTGAAAGGTCAAAATGTCATGAGAAAATGGCAAATAGCTCAAGATGTAACAATTGTTCAAGCAATGCACCTGTCCTTTCGGTGCATTTTCTCCAGACCTACAACAACACTCAGGTATGAAAGTGTAAGGGAACTTCCACCTTTCACTTTTGAAACACCTTGCAGACTCGTTGTATAAAGGACCGACACAGGTTGGAGCATGGCAGAACTTGGGTGGCAGAACTGGTATTGATCAGTCAGGAAGAACACTTTATCTCTTTATCCGTTGCGGACAACTTACTTTTGTCGGAATTATACGAAGTAGTCTATCTTTCGGAAGTGCATCAACGTTGATTGCGGACAGACCGAGAACTACAGTAGACCTACGCTAAAATGGGTTCAATCAGCTTTTGGATGTGCTTGGTCATGATGATTTGGACCTGGAATAAAACCATCGGATGCACATGGATGAAGACACTGCCTCGGTCTCCGAGCATGTTCCAAGTGTTCAGCAACAACACCATAACGATGCTTCAGAAAATGGTAGGATATAGGGTCATGTTTATTCATTTGTTCCTGGTCATTGAGCTCTTGTCATCTTTTCAACATTTCATGAGCTGCTATGTTTCATTTAAATTATCTGACTCCTTTTTGTACATTAATAATAATGCAATATTTTGTTTATATGTTTTGGCATCTCAGGGTCATGAAGTCTCTCGAGGACCTCAGATCACTTTCCctgacaaacaatacagacaagTCAATCATTTCAAGGTAAGAAATATGcataaaaaatgttttgttcTATCCATAACTTGTTTTCTTCTAAGAGTGGATTAAACACTgaattcgggaagtattcagaccccttcaccttttccacattttgttatgttacagaccacttctaaaatggattacaaataaataaaaaaacatcatcaatgtacacacaatatcccataataaagaagcaaaaaacagtttttgtttttcataaattagcaaaaatgtcgaAAAACATGTTTTGGATtggtcattatgggttattgtgtgtagattgatgaatgaAATCATATTTATTAAattttaacgtaacaaaatgtacaGATAGTGAAGTgttctgaacactttccgaatgcactgtatataattaGGTTATAACGAATTTATAATTTGCTAGAATTTTTCGATATTTGCCATCAATTCATAAGGCATATACTAATACAAATCACTCTTCTTCCAGGCTGACGAACAGATTGCCTTCATTTCACATACTCTGAACGCTATAAAGAAATTGTTCAGCAGTGGCAAATATGAGTCCACCGCCTGGGACCTGAAAGGAGTTGACAAGTTTATGAATAACCTCTATCGCCAGACCTCGGAGCTGGACCAATGCGTATGTCATTTGTGATTTTCGCCTCTTTAACAGTTCTGCAAAAAGGAAAACATTATACTATCCCTCTTGATTATAATATAAGTAGTTACATGTTATTCAAAACATAATATTAAATTCATGATTTGTATTTTGTTCTAACAGGTAAAGGCTATGAAAACTAGACTATCAAAATCTGTCAAAAGAGTGAACAAAAAGATGAGCCTTCACTTCAAATTCCTGAAGAATTACTTGAAACGCGAGGTAGGTTGATCCATTTGTCTTACAAAGAGATTACATTCACCAAGTCTGGATGTATTTATGTGATGATACAACATGTGTCTATTCTAAAATCTTAACAAGTGTATTTCGTTTATGCAGGATTACAGCGCAAGCGGCTGGGAAGATATAAGGACTGTGGTGCTGGCACACCTACAAAGACTAGACACAACATTAAGTAGCAAATGAGcgttatgtgtgtgttgtgtacatattatttatttatatatatatttatctattCATATATCTTACTATTTATTTACATGTTTACTAGCTTGTTTTTTTAACGTATTTATTTATTGTGTAATCATGTATTCACAACTCGTGGAGTAAATCATTTTTTTCACTGAATAATTTTGTGATAGACTTAGGCAATACATAGCCTAATGTATCAATGTTTCCGTGCATTTCTTTTGAATACATGAAGGCCATTgcatactgtatttattattgCAACCTGATAGGAAATGTTTGTTATTGTAATAATTAAATATATTATAATTAAATAAATGTGTCCTCTACAGCTGTAATCTTTTTTAATCAAATAAATTGTAATTTATCTCatacacacatttagcagatgttttaactgctgtagctaaatgcttgtttTTCTAGCTCTACCACTGcagtaatatctgacaatacaaaacaatacacacaaatctaaaagaaaATGAATGGACATAAGAAATATTGAAATATGTTGGAGTCCggagtatatatacacagtaccagtcaaaagtttggacacacctcagggtttctctttattttttatattttctacattgtagaataatagtgaagacataaacactatgaaaaaacacatacggaatcatgtagtaaccaaaaaagtgttaaacaaataaaaatatatgttatatttgagattcttaaaagtatCCACCCAGCtttgatgtcagctttgcacactcttggcattctctgaaccagcttcaGGAGGTAGTCACCAGTTGTCACCAGTCattcagttgtgctgtgacaaggtggAGGTGGTACACTGAACATAGCACTATTTGCTAAAATACTAAGTCCATATTATcgcaggaacagctcaaataagcaaagagaaatgacagtccatcattactttaatacatgaatgtcagtcaatgcaGGAAATTTCAAGATCTTTGaatgtttattcaagtgcagttgcaacaaacgctatgatgaaactggcactcATAAGGACAGCCACAgtaaaggaagacacagagttacatctgctgcagaggagaagctcattagagttaccagcttcagaaatttcagcacaaataaatgcttcacagagttcaagtaacagacacatttcaacatcaagtGTTCTGGGGAGACTGCTTGAGTCAgtccttcgtggtcgaattgctgcaaagaaaacactacgtgtgtgtgtgtgtgtgtgtgtgtgtgtgtgtgtgtgtgtgtgtgtgtgtgtgtgtgtgtgtgtgtgtgtgtgtgtgtgtgtgtgtgtgtgtgtgtgtgtgtgtgtgggatgtatttacattatggacagtatgtggatagaattattattttttataaactTGTAAACTTTTCTGGAAACCTTGCTTTGTCATTAAAATCATAGACATTTAGGCTATGTTTTACAAGTttgaacagtacagtatggaatGGCACAGGTCAGTACGTTACTTCCTTTACTTTTACTGTACTAAACACTGTACTGTAatgaactgtgctctactgtactcttctgtattgtactgtactgtacactccACTGAAATGAACTGGACTGTACTACACTCCACTGTAATGATTTGTACTctgctgttctctactgtactgtgctgtccaaatTTATCCATGGACAATGAAATTAAAAATCAAACCAAAATCTGAACAAATAAAGAAGACCTGTCCAGACAACACCGTGCTTAGTGGGTAGGCACGATGCATCCTGTACACATTGGGAAGATGCAGTTCAGACATTGTTTGCTCATTGACGTCTTAAACATTCTAAATTCTACAGTTCTACATCGTTGATATGTCGGCTAGACATCAACATTCTATCGTGATGTCTTGGCGACGTCTTCCCAGTATGCAAACGCTCTCAAAACTACATATTCCCAATTCGATATGTCAGCCAAAGGTGTCTATGATTACTGGAGAGAAGACTCAGGTGAAACTGATGACATCACACAACTTGTGTAAAACAGCTGGGAAAACCCCAAAATGCGTTCACCGCAGACGTGTCATGGGACATAAAGAAGTAGTTTCAGCACCATTAACAGGTATCACTACTAGCACTAAAACGCATGAAGACGTCAGCCACTTCAACACTTTGGACGTCGCCACACGGTCAGAGATTCTATCATTGGTTCTGTGTTGTGGCTGCAGCCCTTTTGCTACTGTTATTGTCCTGCTTACTAGTGTTCCAATTAACCAAACCGCTAAACTTAAATTTGTAAAACTACAGGCAATAAATGTATGATATATGTGATGGGAAATATAGCTCTCTGACTCTTTGGTAGCACGTTTCATGTGTCAATATTATGATTCCTCATGGCTGGTCCTATTAAGGCTATATAGAATAACACCAAGGCCCGTATTTATAAAGTATCTCAGAGTTGGAGTGAATAAATGCAGCAGAATAATTAGGCTACATCTGAAATTTTAGCCTATAACATGACATTTCAATATGAAAACACCCATGACATTTTAGCAAGACCCTGATGGAACAGGTGTGTTCGAACTGggttggaacaaaagcctgcacatgCTCCTGCTGGTCTCCAGGACCGTACAGACATTTTTGGTGACCACTTCCCTACAGTATATGATCTATG
Proteins encoded in this window:
- the LOC135555044 gene encoding interferon a3-like: MGSISFWMCLVMMIWTWNKTIGCTWMKTLPRSPSMFQVFSNNTITMLQKMGHEVSRGPQITFPDKQYRQVNHFKADEQIAFISHTLNAIKKLFSSGKYESTAWDLKGVDKFMNNLYRQTSELDQCVKAMKTRLSKSVKRVNKKMSLHFKFLKNYLKREDYSASGWEDIRTVVLAHLQRLDTTLSSK